tatttttttatcttaaaataaaacgattttattattaaattctactttatacaaaaataaagataCTTAATATTAGAACTCATTATTACggaaacttaaataaaaataattctaattTTGTAGTCTAaagcaaaagaaaaaataacaaatacctacttataggtatattttttacaatttaaagTGTAAGCCTCAATACTAATACCacaatattattaaatagaagCAAAAGCATCCAAATATAAAGATTTAAACTTAAATCTCCAAACTTCACGATACAGATAAATCCAATAAGAAGGGCTTAGGATTTTTGCCCGTCGCGTAAAGACCTTTACCTTTACATAATTTtccgaaaatattttttgtaatttacttATAAGAGGGAGTTTATTAGCTCTAGGAGTAAAGGCTATATTACACCGGGGCAACACTGTGCGGCATTGCGGCATGCCACAAGGCCGCATGCTACAAAGTCAAAAATGTCGCACATTGTGGCAAGAACCGTGCGGCATGGCAACACCTTGCGTCACGTGGCAGACTGTCGCAACTTGTATCCGGGCACAATGGATTCCATGCGACATTTTTCGTGCGTCAAAACAGTTTTTAGGATGTTTTTGTTTGTATTTGTTTTGGAAAGTGAGAATTATCGGTCATGGAGTGGTGTAACGAAAAATATTTAGACTTTATTGAGGATTATAGAAAGAGAGAAGTGTTATGGGATGTCCGCAATtcacattattaaaaaaaattgagtgaAACGTGATGTTTTACTTGGTCTTGCACAAAATACAATTTAGATTATGATCAGCCATATTCTATGGTGTATGTATCCCCTCGATCAAACAAGTATTAGATTTGGAAATTACCAGGCACGATGTTGCCTCGGCGTAAAATAGTCTGCCGTATGCCACATATGCCGCAAATGCTTTCTATTTGTAGCATGCCACAAGGTGCCGCATGCAACAATGTGTAGCATGTGACACTGTTGCACGTTGTTGACTCGGCGTAAATGACCCTTAAGTAATTCTTGCTACAATAAAAACTATACTATGTGACGTATTCATTTCttcaattttcttttaatttactcgtaaaatatcaaaaatatctACATACATGTCATTTTTTCACATAATCCATTACAGCGAATATTGCACAATTATTGCTTCACCGACATGCCCATAGATATTTTCGAAGGGCAATGAAATTCTTGTACCTATCCAGTATCCatgtcattttattattatgctcCTGATTGTCCTATTTTATGCCAAACATTTGTATTTATCTTTGAcactaacctcaagaaaaacaTTGGCACAaatatttcttaatttattGGTCAGTACTTTGGTATGGGTACATGAAGTAATTCGTCGTACGGCACAGCATTGAAGAATTTCCTTGCAGTTTCTATGGTGACGTTCATGGCATATTCCACGACTGGTTGACCAAACTCTTCGGTCACCACCCTCCAATTTTCATTCAAGAATTGCAGTACTGTGTTACCTGGAACGTAGATTaattattgattaattatttttttctgtctTGGCATTTCAGAGAAACTCACTCAAATTGGGCTACATTTTTGATCACCAAAGGAAAGTAAAGAATAAAACGGAGAAGAATTATTTTTGATATCTTTGATtcatttaataaaattgatcAAAGAGGAATATTGAAGCGGAATTCCGTTCCTTGTAAGAATAATATAAGAAACCCCAAAAGTTGTACCCGATGATGAATGATGCTTCCGAAATCTAagcatctattttttttaataatataaattccgTTCAGTGTAATTATCATTTCAAGCCCACTCAGATACGATAGAGGGTCCTCGTAAATATCTTTGCAAGGAGTTTCACATCAAAAAAACTCATAAGATCTGTTTTATTcagtaaatataaattaaattcgaTGGGACAAGGGACTGACATCATTCACAGTTCTTGCCATTTTAAGACGATTCTGTTTGCTGgcaaacaaattatttgttacTAAACGAccacgactttatccgcgtggattttgttttttattattaaatatcccGTGGCAACTTTGATTTTCTGCGATGTAAAGTACCTAGTCATATTTGTCTTTGGGATGCAAGCTTGTCTAAGCCAAAATGATTATACCCGGAactttatccacgtggatttaagtttttaaaagtcccgtgggaggtctttgatttcccgagacaaaaaaataacttatgTCCGTTCCCGCTGTACTAAATTTcttcgaaatcggttaaacagatgggccgtaaaaaggttacacacagacactttcgcatttataatactaatatGGATGTTAGATAAAGCAAAATATTTTgaacataataattttcatgTTTCCCTTTCTacccataaaaaaaaaatattaggtacgtttaaatatttttgttttttctggATATCCCTCTGgatttatctgtattttattatttcaaaatttctggtctggtaggaggtttcggccgtggctagttagcacCCTACCGGCAACACCCACCCtatcgccaagcgatttagcgtaccGGTACGATGCCACGTGGAAACCAAAATGGGTATgggtaataaaaactgccatatttcttccaggttagcccgcttccatcttagattgcgtcatcacttaccaccaggtgagattgcaatcaagggctaacttgtatctgaattaaaaaaacataatatgtgaTAACAACTAcgtgaatttttatttcatacaacGTTAAAAAATATGAGTTGTTTTTTAGTTTTCATAACGGAAATGAATTAATTAGTAGGGAGGAAGTTACAGAAAGTTTCAGATGCTGTATGAAATGAAATCTCACGCCAACTATGTAAAACACAAGTTTGTCATTTGTTGGAGAGCAAAATTGCAAATAACCTTACacattattatatgtatatactactcgtatatttttttaattaaaaaagtggCTAGTTTTGCACGTAACGTAGCCCGTACgtattagtaaaataaaattttgcaaatcggtccagaaacctagaaaaaatcgatgtaggtacatatatttaaaaaaaattgaaaaaaacgggccaaatggagaaccacctcctttttgaaagtctgtTAAAAAGTGAGTCAACAACTGGTCAACAATATTAAATTCACTGCATTAAAGGGACTATTTACttttttgatgacctccctggcgcagtggcaagCATTGTGTTCttagggaggtcccgggttcgattcaaGGATAACTGCTGTATCCcttgcaggttagcccgcttctatcttagactgcatcatcacgtaccatcaggtgagattgcagtcaagggctaacttgtatctgattgattttttgaaattcaacccctaagggggtaaaacaggtaTATGAAATtcgtatagtccacgcggacaaagtcgcattCATAATCTATAGTAAGAAATAATccagatttaattaaaaattaaatatgtagtGTTAGTCCATATATcactcactacccatattataaatgcgaaagtgtgtttgttagttggtttattcgtttgttcatttgtccttcaatcacgtcgcaacggaggaacGGATTGATGAGATTTTTGCATGGACATAGCTGAAggcctggagagtaacataggctcctttttttcccggcaaatcaaagagttcccacggaatttttaaaaacctaattccatgcgaacgaagttgcgggcatcagctagttttattatatttgtgcCAAAATGAAACGTCTCTATCTGATCTCAATAAATAAGTCAGAAACCTCAGCAATAAAACCAGgaaacaattatttatattgccataacataaaattatattgacaCTCACTCAATTCCGGGTTCCCCTTGAATAGGTTGTTGATGGTATAATGGACCCTGTCCCCATAGTCGAACGTGtatttgtaatttttgataCCGAAGTGGTCGCGGCCATCAGCATCCTTGAAGTACTTCGTCTTTATGTTCAGTTTTATCACCGAATTGACTGTAATTCGAAGAGAAGAATCGTAAAATATTTACTGCTTCTAACACTGTTCGCATCGTTTTAGGTGTGGTTATGTAGACTTataaagagagagccagcacgtgccgcaccttcgtaattttataaaagtattGTCCTCAATACTGCGAGAaaagtttgtttggatcatggtggctttgggaggtaagaggtaataaagatgtacataatcttacttcaaagtatgaagtcaatttttttatattttcgtcggaatagtattagaaatcacgtcatgcattgccagacacttattgTCGTGGCaacctgaaaggccggcaacgcatcggcagttcctctggtgctacaaatgttcataggtagcggtaatcacttaacatcaggtgacccgcctgctcgcttgctcgctatacgtattaaaaaaacctcctgccagacacccttaagcTGTAAAAcattaagggtgtctggcaggggggtTACCATAATAATAAGTGTCAATGCATGACGAGATTcaattccgaagaaaatatcaaaaaaaaattactttatactttgacgtcagattttttacacctttattactatttatctcccaaaaccaccatgatccaaacaaacgttcctcccagtgtttgGGACaacactttcagcttttatgaaataatgaaggtctggcacgcgctggctcttagtatATTAATGAATGCAGTCCCACAATAAAATTGAAATCTATTTAAAGTATTTGCGGGACTGAGGATTCTCTATCCTGCGGGATATAACAGGACGCTGGAAGTCCGAGAAGCCAATATacaaataatttatcaataggtacaataaaatttccaaatttgtctaaaatatgtagttttaaagttatacgggctcaaagatttgtattttttgatcAAAAAGGTCCAACTTTGTGTTCTTTTTTGCTCTGCTGCCGAAGGGTGAATCCCTTCTAAGCGTACTTTTTATAGTGAGTAGCATGCGTGTCACTAGTATCATACAAACTTTACCAACACAAATTGAGTCGCCCGGATGTTTTACCGGATAACATACGAAGAGGCTCATTGTGTCAAAATCCCTTCGAATGACCTTACAAACTCTATATACCTATTTGTATGAGAGTCAACAGGACAAGGGCATAACGTCAAGATCCTATAGTAGCAAATTTTGGACTAGGTAATATTTTATCTTGTTtgtatacgtacctacctatactaaagTATATACTTTACTCGCATGTAACttgtaagtataggtaggtacgtataattAGTAGTACCTAGAAGGAAAGTAGAACGGAACAGCCTTATATGACAAGCAGAGCACACAGACCGTAACGAATATCGGTATTACCATAATATACACAAAAATGTTTAcctcgactgactgactgaactcaCGACCTTCGACGTAAAAGGCAGTTATAATGAACCCTTTGACAGATGCCCGTCATCAAAAAGATgtcatacaattattattattcgaaGCACAAAAATTATAGGTACATCAGGCGTCAAGAAACGCCAGCGCCTACTGATTGATAAGACGTATCATTAGTACACTGAGCTTGGAactaataaacatttttaatataaatcttTTGCTACTGTTATATTACCttgttaatcagtacccttattataaatgcgaaagtgtgtttgtttgttggtttgttggtttgttggtttgtccttccatcacgtcgcaacggtgcaacggattgcccgcgacttcgtccgcgtggaattaggttttttaaaaatcccgtgggaactctttgattttccgggataaaaagtaacccttgtcactctccaggtctttatctatacccatgcaaaaaatcacgtcaatctgttgtaccgttgcgacgtgattgaaggacaaaccaacaaacaaacacactttcgcatttataataagggtactgatttattaaCTTTTCTTACCGATTTTGATTTTGGAATCCCCCTCTCCGTTGATGGGAAACAGCAATAGCCTTCCAACCGCCGTGTACTTGCCTTTGATTGTTATGTTACATCTTATTTCTagtataaatacatttttttccaGGTAAGCTCTGAAACAGAGAGAAAcaggaaatattataataggtacctacttattataatacttaaaatGTATAAGTTATAACAGTCCGTATTAAATTGGAGTGTTATAAAGTTAGGCCACCCAAACAATTAATGCAAATTTTGATAACACTACtgaaaaaatcaatttttgtaaaatatatttttaacgttCTGTTTTATTTCTTACTGACTGAACATTTATGCTTCTTATAACTAACtatttgatgcccgcgacttcgtccacgtggatttaggttttcaaaaatcccgcagACACTCTTTagtttccaggataaaaattctaggtctttaactTCTAATAACTAAtatccatgcaagaaatcacgtctAGCATTGCCCTGCgttgcggcgtaattgaaggacaaacccacaaacaatAACACATTTGCGTTTACATTGTTAAGTAGGATttataatgataaaatattgaTTAATACTCTGCTCAGCCAGAGGCACTCACGTCGCCTTacactaaaatataaaaacatagtTACATACAAAAGTTCGCAATAAATATTATTGCAAAATAACAAATGCATTTGAAATTGCTATTACGAACACATAACAGTTGTTAATTATGTTGCACATTTAGAAGTGAATGTCCATCTTACATATTTAGCTGAATTTAAAATTTAGTGTTTGTTATATTGATCTTTTCAGTACATTAACACAGACAATAAtcgatagtaggtaggtataattaactACTTGTTGTGAATTTTTTATCGGTAATCTAAAGTTTGACCTGAAAATCATGAAGGAAACTtgtgtatattattatgaaactataaaattatagtGGAAATtgaaatacaattatttttatccgTGTATTATTATCtgtgtatgtaggtactatacttctttttacataataaaagtatataatatccatactatccatactaatattaaaaatgcgtaaAAAAACGTTTTCGTAAAAGAGTTCTAGAACCTGGCGTCACCTATACGGTTCAAACAGCTAGGTTTAGACACTTGATATTCTGCATTTAGgttctttacaaaattatacgcCCTTACTAGGATTTTTAAGCACGAGCACTGCTAGGTAAGTCAGCTatattcactacccatattatacataaatgcgaaagtgtgtttgtgtggtgGTTTGTCCCTTCAACCACGCTACAACGAAGCTACGAATCGAATGTGTTTTTTTGATTGGATATAGTTAAAAcgtggagactgacataggctaatttttataccGGTAAATCAATGAATTTCCAACGGATTTAGTAAAAGCTGGTATTAGGAGTGCTCGCTCCATTTTGTCCTATACTATCGTGGATAAAACGTACACACTATAGTCTGCCGCTCGAGGCACACATCTGTATTGGTTGCATCAGACTTGCGCCACTACTAACTACTTATTGTACTGGCTGCACATCGCACGTCACAACAAGGTAATGTGTCTGGTGCTGcagctttattttttttacttaaatagtaGTTGAACATCAATTTCAAGGTTATGCTGTAATAGTAGACCATAAAATTGTCTTGCGTAAAACTAGTCCTATACTTGTCTTGAGATTGACGTACCTACCGTAAGCAAACAATTCCAAAGCTGGACGAGACAGTGAAGGAAGTAAATTATTATCGACCCAAACTATTAATAAATCTATCTAAAATCTGTCTGCTAAGTAACTTACATAGCAACGTTATTTGTCGAAAATTATAAGTATGGTTATTTTTGCAAATAACAGTTTGATTAAGTTATcgacaataaattattacaggTAGATACATTTTTTGGCAACGTTAAAAATAGCATACTACCTGAGTAtgttttgacaaataacaacattGCTATGTAACTTACTGATAGATtaaagatagattgattattaatttcggccgcaaATCATTGAAGCACATTGAAGCCTCAAATGCCTATCTACACATCAATGCCTGATTAATCAGCCTATCGGCGGCGATATGAGGTAATACTTCTTGCCTTTGAATAGTGATTGAATCGCATGATCGCAGTCTAAAGCCGCTTGCATGACTTTGTTTAGGCTGTGGTTTAGAGGCTTTACATAGATAATTTGGTATCAAATAAACTCCATGcttacttactaaaaaaaaatattaatcattttcGTTCCGTGGTGGTATTTTTAAGTGAAATTAGtcagttttagttttttaactttatcttgtaagtatactaatattataaatgcgaaagtgtgtccgtttgtctgtctactagcttttcacggcccgaccgtctaaccgattttgataaaatttggaaatttggcacagagttagcttacatcccggaaatggacataccttttatcccggaaaatcaaaaaaaatcccacgggattttttataggtaaccttaatccacgtggacataatcgcaggcatcatctagtagttgaCAACTGAACTTATAAATGtaacctacaatcagcaaataaataatttgtatttgtatttagttttatagactactagctgacctgccccggcttcgctcgggtggagtttagaaagttgagggggaggttgaattaaatttttctctccgtaagaaccatcctcgtacttcaaggaatattataaaaaaataattagcgaaatcggttcagctgttctcgagatttgcgatgagcatttagtgattcatttttatattatagaaagataAGTctaaacatcgaaatgacgtcattttgacgtcagccgaaataaaaatataccatcagcatgaaacttcagtctagtgctgacgtcactaaaatggcggccacgcgcattagcaatttgcgggaagaAAATTTTAACTTACTCTACATTCAGCACCTGACATTTTCTAAGCCCCGAAACTTTTCCGTCCAGGAACGTGACTTTGACCCCGGGTAGCTGAATGGGGAGCTCTTCAATTATGAAAGGATCTAATGACGGCACTCCTAGGCGTGGCAGGCCCTTAGAGAACTCGGGTATTGCGTCCTGTGTCGCTTGAATTAGGCAGGCTGACAGTGTGCTGTTGCATGGATGGATGAAATCcgctgtaaaaataaaaatgatagtaaggtttgaataaataaataaataaataaatgcatactttaatattataaatgcgaaagtgtgtctgtctgtctgtctgtctgctagcttttcactgatCAACCGTTCAATtcattttgaggaaatttgtGTACAGAGGTATCTTGcaatccggggaaggacataggctactttttatcccggaaaatttaagagttcccacaggatttttaaaacataaatccacgcgtacgaagtcgcgggcatcagctagtataaaatatttttattcaaataaacttttacaagtattttttaatcgtcagctgcatctcccactggttcggaatgcctttccaacCATAATAAGAAACCTTGAAACcataataagaattattattttagtgtctgtctgtctggctagCTGTACATCTGTCTGTGTGTTTGTCtctttgtctgtctgactgctagcttttcacggcccatccgttcaaccgatgttgacgaaatttcgtacagaaataaataaattgcttgacataggctacttttttcccggaaaatcaaagagttctcacggtatTTTTGGttgaatccacgcgaacgaagtcgccggcatcagctagttaatctATGCCTTCACATGAGCCGTGATAGTCTAgcggttaagacatccgcctcctattcgcaAGGCCAGGGGTCGAACCCTCACCTCTAGAATTGCCTACAAGTTATTAGCTAagcggagttatgtgcgttttcatgaattaaatatcatttgctttaacggtgaaggaaaacatcgtgaggaaacctgcatgcttgagagttctccataatgttctcaaaggtgtgtgaagtccgcacatggccagtgtggtagactatggccaaaaacccttctcactctgagaggagacccgcgctctgtagtgagccggtgatgggttgatcatgatgatgatgaattagctAAGCGTTCCTGTgtgatgccgcgtagaaaccaataaCGAGTAGGGGTTTAATTAAATTACCATATTCCTTTCAAGCTAGGGCGCTTTCATTTGAAACTGCATTGGAAGATAATATGTAACACTTGTTAAGTGTTAACAGAtaataatcaaataaaataaataaacccgtTGAATCTCAAATTTTGGTTTACCCTTTTATCCACTCTAAAACAGTCACCATAGTTAATAAATAGTAGGGTGAAGGTGTAGATACCTACTCGGAAACGCGCGCCCATCTATACACCCCATCTACAAAATCTATTGGTCCGTATATCCCCGTGGTGAATAGATCATAGAAGGACACAGGTTTCCAAGTATACATTCA
The Maniola hyperantus chromosome 11, iAphHyp1.2, whole genome shotgun sequence DNA segment above includes these coding regions:
- the LOC117986275 gene encoding circadian clock-controlled protein daywake-like, with protein sequence MCEKRVLLGLLAATVAFANYATARLAPDFIHPCNSTLSACLIQATQDAIPEFSKGLPRLGVPSLDPFIIEELPIQLPGVKVTFLDGKVSGLRKCQVLNVEAYLEKNVFILEIRCNITIKGKYTAVGRLLLFPINGEGDSKIKIVNSVIKLNIKTKYFKDADGRDHFGIKNYKYTFDYGDRVHYTINNLFKGNPELSNTVLQFLNENWRVVTEEFGQPVVEYAMNVTIETARKFFNAVPYDELLHVPIPKY